From Drosophila subpulchrella strain 33 F10 #4 breed RU33 unplaced genomic scaffold, RU_Dsub_v1.1 Primary Assembly Seq354, whole genome shotgun sequence, the proteins below share one genomic window:
- the LOC119560306 gene encoding uncharacterized protein LOC119560306, translating to MNDFLLDLVEILEDNEQDLKRMVLGLSELLQCEGSGSAIFGAKVIELLSSPISDGNNKIIRPHRLVDGKLLVRHFLAITNDILHGRAEECLVRFVEATQKLLESEEPHKRRTACFLMCKMKLVCETEGVIGKLLMEVLQCNGEQFSAFIKIIESMEYQHTDQAVGTLNSQLPLLGITPQKLGLMLISRPTNPPKWMHLLCLRLLQEERIQVLREGLRFILIHMTFNQLCSLNLLQKLLTAININQLYDYEDPSCLTEEPFELFTYTASTGLIEDIAENPWNSVPLMHFILSIPSKIMPEKCLSKLCYKVRAIENKYIRRATTRQILGKFLDTFENFTLREYINFVVNFMGKAEVSYVLDLLTRKIQTSSDFENHIECFNKQSFEVFTGTNDYFNSSRDLEEMLTTFTKKLYKVPKGKHGWWRLILYVNETLCDPYTDSKLNNEIMEFYRSVYNVDFSLLLDGSSLKKIQLDLIKKLDCQTSEEKSFLESRCVDLYVMMKIKSWNQLDDLKLDPLELLNKGTRNTFCELLKLLRVHKEKIEDRMVLPAIVDRLLDVSWEIEAILTYADANLTVEECENIVLNLVNKNFLSMFKLPRLSRSFYLEMILEGEPTTGDERIEASCLLKVFRIMNRGARARHYMIEEGPFTNRNFFMNDNNIRDDLLIINKELSVKRYFESSEVHRKKIRIANALINWVPKIWPQKWSNMLWEALFYPNDLLGITIMYEVLVAVLMPSINMLLDKLKMLPSLKATQQESLLSVTHIFVLKHWDKLKVGTDLDDILTLLIPLRNESNNQTRLLAQLILHRLAKKGEETSSCLTKADALKRSIEADLGEKLEELQCEPRLLLPAIAMCQDQETSGKLLWITNAPFDECTEPYKNLDIARESFRAGKIISSAEV from the exons ATGAATGACTTTTTGTTGGACCTGGTGGAGATTCTTGAGGACAACGAGCAGGACCTGAAGCGAATGGTCCTTGGACTCAGCGAACTACTGCAATGTGAGGGAAGTGGAAGCGCCATATTTGGCGCTAAAGTGATAGAGCTCTTATCTTCGCCGATTTCGGACGGTAACAATAAAATTATTCGACCCCATCGCCTGGTGGATGGAAAGCTTCTGGTGcgtcatttcctagccataaCCAACGACATTCTACATGGGAGGGCGGAAGAATGTCTTGTGAGATTTGTCGAGGCCACACAAAAGCTCTTGGAGTCCGAGGAGCCACACAAGAGAAGGACCGCCTGCTTCCTCATGTGCAAGATGAAGTTGGTGTGCGAAACTGAGGGAGTAATTGGTAAACTCCTAATGGAAGTCTTACAATGCAATGGTGAGCAGTTTTCCGCTTTCATAAAAATCATAGAAAGCATGGAATACCAGCATACCGACCAGGCTGTGGGCACTCTGAACTCCCAGCTACCCCTGCTGGGGATAACTCCCCAAAAATTAGGGCTCATGTTGATTTCGAGACCCACAAATCCGCCGAAATGGATGCATTTATTGTGCCTTAGACTTCTGCAGGAGGAGAGAATCCAGGTCCTGCGCGAGGGCCTCCGCTTTATTCTGATCCACATGACCTTCAACCAACTGTGTAGTCTTAATCTGCTGCAGAAGCTCCTCACTGCCATCAACATAAACCAGCTGTACGACTACGAAGATCCTAGCTGCCTAACGGAGGAGCCTTTTGAGCTGTTTACTTACACTGCTTCTACAGGTCTTATTGAGGATATAGCGGAAAATCCCTGGAACAGCGTCCCTCTgatgcattttattttaagtatcCCTTCTAAAATCATGCCCGAGAAGTGTCTCTCAAAGTTGTGCTATAAAGTTCGTGCCATcgaaaacaaatatattcGAAGGGCAACCACCCGACAAATATTGGGTAAATTCTTG GACACATTCGAAAACTTTACCTTGAGGGAATATATCAACTTTGTAGTGAATTTTATGGGTAAAGCAGAAGTCAGTTATGTACTCGACTTATTAACACGCAAAATCCAAACATCTTCAGACTTTGAAAATCATATTGAATGTTTTAACAAGCAGAGCTTCGAAGTTTTTACTGGTACAAACGATTATTTTAACAGCTCCCGTGATTTGGAAGAGATGCTTACAACTTTTACAAAGAAGCTATATAAAGTCCCTAAAGGCAAACATGGTTGGTGGCGCCTAATTCTTTACGTAAACGAAACTTTGTGTGATCCCTATACTGACTCTAAATTAAACAATGAAATCATGGAGTTCTATCGCAGTGTTTATAATGTGGACTTTTCATTACTTCTTGACGGTTCGAGTCTCAAGAAGATCCAACTTGACTTAATTAAGAAACTGGACTGCCAAACAAGCGAGGAGAAGTCATTCCTAGAATCGCGATGTGTGGATCTCTACGTTATGATGAAGATTAAGTCCTGGAACCAGTTAGATGACCTAAAATTAGATCCCTTAGAACTATTGAATAAGGGAACCCGCAACACTTTTTGTGAACTGCTAAAATTATTGAGAGTCCATAAGGAAAAAATTGAAGATAGGATGGTTCTGCCGGCCATTGTTGACCGTTTACTGGATGTTTCTTGGGAAAT AGAAGCTATCTTAACATACGCTGATGCAAATCTGACGGTGGAGGAGTGTGAAAACATTGTATTAAATTTAGTGAACAAGAATTTCTTAAGCATGTTTAAGTTACCAAGACTGTCGAGATCGTTTTACCTGGAAATGATTCTAGAGGGCGAACCCACGACGGGAGATGAACG CATTGAGGCCTCTTGTTTATTAAAAGTATTCCGCATAATGAATCGTGGAGCAAGGGCTCGGCATTACATGATTGAGGAGGGTCCCTTTACAAATCgaaatttttttatgaatGATAATAACATACGTGATGACCTGCTGATCATCAACAAAGAGCTGTCAGTGAAACGCTACTTTGAAAGTTCCGAagtacacagaaaaaagatTCGTATTGCCAACGCTTTGATCAACTGGGTGCCAAAAATCTGGCCACAGAAATGGTCAAATATGTTGTGGGAAGCTTTGTTTTACCCTAACGATCTACTAGGAATAACCATCATGTACGAGGTCTTGGTGGCAGTACTGATGCCAAGCATCAATATGTTACTGGACAAGCTGAAAATGTTACCCTCTCTGAAGGCAACTCAACAGGAATCGCTTCTCTCCGTAACGCACATTTTCGTATTAAAACATTGGGACAAACTTAAAGTGGGTACAGATTTGGATGACATTTTAACTTTGCTCATTCCATTGAGGAATGAATCCAATAATCAAACACGTCTTCTTGCGCAATTAATTCTACATAGATTGGCAAAAAAAGGCGAAGAAACTAG TTCTTGCCTTACTAAAGCTGATGCACTAAAAAGATCCATAGAAGCTGATTTGGGGGAGAAACTTGAAGAGCTTCAGTGCGAGCCTCGCCTGTTGCTTCCAGCAATAGCTATGTGCCAAGATCAAGAAACTTCTGGAAAACTCCTTTGGATCACAAATGCGCCATTTGATGAATGCACCGAGCCATACAAAAATTTAGATATCGCTCGTGAGTCATTTAGAGCAGGAAAAATAATATCTTCCGCGGAGGTTTAA
- the LOC119560354 gene encoding fumarylacetoacetate hydrolase domain-containing protein 2A, whose product MLAARMRFVQYLRKGDLAKRLGFLSEDQKSLVELAGLEGVPSDLKTLIAQNPNLEELAQKAEKQPRLEVNDDVTLLPPLTDPGKIICIGLNYQDHCDEQNKPAPKEPMFFSKFNNALVGPQDNVIAHSASTKIDWEVELVCVIGKVARHVPKSLAMDYVFGYTVAQDISARDWQKERNGGQFLIGKSMDTFLPLGPAVVHKSLVPDVYNLNLKTWVNGVEKQNGNTGNLIFKLDDVINRLSQTITLLPGDIIVTGTPKGVGMHRSPPEFLKPGDVIQTEIVGLGKLCNKVVAP is encoded by the exons ATGCTAGCTGCCAGAATGAGGTTCGTGCAATACCTACGCAAAGGGGATTTGGCCAAGCGCCTTGGCTTCCTGTCCGAAGACCAAAAGTCTCTGGTGGAACTCGCCGGCTTGGAGGGCGTACCGAGCGATCTGAAGACTCTGATTGCCCAGAACCCCAACCTGGAGGAGCTGGCCCAAAAGGCAGAGAAGCAGCCGCGACTCGAGGTCAACGATGATGTCACATTGCTGCCACCCCTCACCGATCCCGGCAAAATCATCTGCATTG GTCTGAACTACCAGGACCATTGCGATGAGCAGAACAAGCCGGCCCCCAAGGAACCCATGTTCTTCAGCAAGTTCAACAACGCCCTGGTTGGTCCCCAAGATAATGTCATCGCCCACTCGGCGAGCACT AAAATCGATTGGGAGGTGGAGCTGGTCTGTGTCATTGGCAAGGTCGCCCGCCATGTGCCCAAGTCCCTGGCCATGGACTATGTCTTTGGGTACACGGTGGCCCAGGACATCTCCGCCCGCGACTGGCAAAAGGAGCGGAATGGCGGTCAGTTCCTCATCGGCAAGTCGATGGACACTTTCCTACCGCTGGGACCGGCTGTGGTGCACAAGAGCCTGGTGCCGGATGTCTACAATTTGAATCTGAAGACCTGGGTCAATGGTGTGGAGAAGCAGAACGGCAACACCGGCAACCTGATCTTCAAGCTGGACGATGTGATCAATCGGCTGTCGCAGACCATCACCCTGCTGCCGGGCGACATTATAGTGACCGGAACGCCCAAGGGCGTGGGAATGCACCGTAGTCCGCCGGAGTTCCTCAAACCAGGCGATGTCATCCAGACGGAGATTGTCGGATTGGGCAAGCTGTGCAACAAGGTCGTGGCCCCCTAG
- the LOC119560358 gene encoding 39S ribosomal protein L35, mitochondrial, translated as MLRTFVTSALRSVCRQSPVAPSLVPLVQRTQRANLVTLACRSSLLPAPSLVAPAPQLLRLPGGLAATGSPPTTRNVTKFSLIKGKRKTAKAVLKRFKRLEWGAWIRTHSGRQKKLFKKSAALRRRLKQHVFTNATQSWLLDKMVTSFWRRPKHYINDPYRPYHSRNEYFATESKTFKV; from the exons ATGCTAAGAACTTTCGTGACAAGCG CCCTGCGCAGCGTTTGCCGCCAGTCGCCGGTTGCGCCATCGCTGGTTCCTCTGGTCCAGCGGACGCAACGTGCCAATTTGGTGACTCTAGCCTGCCGTTCCAGCCTGCTGCCCGCTCCTTCGCTGGTTGCTCCTGCTCCACAGCTCCTCCGGCTGCCTGGAGGTCTGGCAGCCACAGGATCACCACCGACCACTCGCAACGTGACCAAGTTCTCGCTGATCAAGGGAAAGCGAAAGACCGCCAAGGCGGTCCTAAAGCGATTCAAGCGCTTGGAATGGGGCGCCTGGATACGCACCCATTCCGGTCGCCAGAAGAAGCTCTTCAAGAAGTCGGCTGCCCTGCGCCGCCGTCTCAAGCAGCACGTCTTCACGAACGCCACGCAGAGCTGGCTGCTGGACAAGATGGTAACCAGCTTCTGGCGCCGCCCCAAGCACTATATCAACGATCCCTACAGGCCCTATCACAGCCGAAACGAGTACTTCGCCACAGAGTCGAAGACATTTAAAGTCTAA
- the LOC119560350 gene encoding MICOS complex subunit Mic60 isoform X2: MYRLAVRDQCKCALQRTLQQTTTNNRQFSGNSSSSSSSGSGSREQGRRQQGQQGHQGYQGYQGLPPPPHMREAGFGKVVLFVSPLAAVGGVITYAKYDDDFRKLVEKNVPGAGSVIKVALQEEPPFKGITKNVNEQIDKVKSGFETVTSTVDSVTSKVTGLFGGGSGDDKSKKAKVEPVKVTPAEEKKASKATDVSKTEAKPVSKPEKPAAAPAPAAKPKEDPLPREVVELEKAIELAAQLAVKEYNSAIGVLKGFNDDVRKVVDKAVENGENSLWTTLKNRASARDTAVATAERAAREAQEKIVACEIALSAAATAQNAKKVEAVRDKIKKLVDHIGNVKDELYRHKDTASVSDKYWRNVEKARNYFIDEIESIFPGLSLAEKKLNLSKEDLDLFILHAYTHVLAYQKELQRLQTDGELRLKRAIDSVRGDNDSEALRAQLEYHLEAERRKLAVENQKKIFHIHAESDKLLRLQLKKQAEAHADHIKDIVAQRETDLTRSFKRELEDKLASEKANYKLQLAAMLGKLRGMDAALAERADAERTANQAQALWAACQALWASVRTATPGVHYKEKLRPLKNELNAIAKVAKGDDLVAAVLQSVPQEAQERGVYPEDALRERFLNVERVARRLALVPEDGAGLPIYFLSYLQSLFILRPDNPISKDELENKPFDYSKLDTYDILNRARYYVDRSDFLQALKYMNLLQGASRKIAGDWIKEARLMLETQQAANTLMAHAAASGLLYL, encoded by the exons ATGTATCGGCTAGCGGTGCGAGATCAGTGCAAGTGCGCCCTGCAG CGTACGCTGCAGCAGACGACCACAAACAACAGGCAGTTCAGcggaaacagcagcagcagcagcagcagcggaagTGGGAGCAGGGAGCAGGGCAGGCGGCAGCAGGGACAGCAAGGACACCAGGGATACCAAGGATACCAGGGCCTGCCGCCGCCACCGCATATGCGCGAAGCCGGCTTCGGCAAAGTGGTCCTCTTCGTCTCCCCACTGGCAGCCGTCGGTGGAGTCATCACCTACGCCAA ATACGACGACGACTTCCGCAAACTGGTGGAGAAGAATGTGCCAGGCGCCGGTTCTGTCATCAAAGTGGCGCTGCAGGAGGAGCCGCCATTCAAAGGCATCACCAAGAATGTCAACGAACAGATCGACAAGGTCAAGTCTGGCTTTGAGACGGTCACATCCACCGTGGACTCCGTTACCTCCAAGGTGACGGGTCTCTttggcggcggcagcggcgaTGACAAGTCCAAAAAGGCCAAAGTGGAGCCGGTGAAGGTCACTCCCGCCGAGGAAAAGAAAGCCTCCAAAGCGACCGATGTCAGCAAGACTGAAGCAAAGCCAGTGTCGAAACCCGAGAAGCCAGCTGCAGCGCCTGCGCCCGCCGCCAAGCCCAAGGAAGATCCACTGCCCCGCGAGGTCGTCGAGCTGGAGAAAGCCATTGAGCTGGCTGCCCAACTGGCCGTCAAGGAGTACAACAGCGCCATAGGCGTGTTGAAGGG CTTCAATGATGATGTTCGCAAGGTGGTGGACAAGGCGGTGGAGAACGGAGAGAACTCTCTTTGGACCACGCTGAAGAATCGCGCCAGTGCTAGGGATACGGCGGTAGCCACAGCGGAGCGAGCAGCGCGTGAGGCCCAGGAGAAGATTG TTGCCTGCGAGATCGCCCTGAGTGCCGCGGCAACAGCGCAAAACGCCAAGAAAGTGGAGGCGGTGCGCGACAAGATCAAGAAGCTGGTGGACCACATAGGCAACGTCAAGGACGAGCTCTACCGGCACAAGGACACTGCCAGCGTGTCGGACAAGTACTGGCGCAATGTGGAAAAGGCGCGCAACTACTTCATCGACGAGATCGAGTCCATTTTCCCCGGCCTTAGCTTGGCGGAAAAGAAGCTCAATCTGTCAAAGGAGGACCTCGACTTGTTCATCCTGCACGCGTACACCCACGTCCTCGCCTACCAGAAGGAGCTACAGCGATTGCAAACCGATGGCGAACTGCGCTTGAAACGAGCCATTGACTCGGTTCGCGGCGACAACGATTCGGAGGCTCTGCGCGCCCAACTGGAATACCATTTGGAGGCCGAGCGGCGCAAGCTCGCTGTGGAAAAccagaaaaaaattttccacatCCATGCCGAGTCCGACAAGCTGCTGCGCTTGCAGCTCAAAAAACAAGCGGAGGCTCATGCCGATCACATCAAGGACATCGTGGCTCAGCGGGAGACGGATCTCACGCGGAGCTTTAAGCGCGAGCTAGAGGATAAGCTGGCCTCCGAGAAGGCCAACTATAAGCTACAATTGGCCGCCATGCTGGGCAAGCTGCGCGGCATGGACGCGGCTCTAGCAG AGCGTGCCGATGCAGAGCGTACTGCCAATCAGGCGCAGGCCTTGTGGGCCGCCTGCCAAGCTCTGTGGGCATCCGTGCGCACTGCCACTCCTGGCGTGCACTACAAGGAGAAGCTGCGTCCCCTTAAGAACGAGCTCAACGCCATTGCCAAGGTGGCTA AGGGCGACGATCTGGTGGCAGCCGTGCTGCAGAGCGTGCCACAGGAGGCTCAGGAGCGCGGCGTCTATCCCGAGGATGCGCTGCGCGAGCGTTTCCTGAATGTGGAGCGCGTGGCGCGACGACTGGCTCTGGTGCCAGAGGATGGTGCCGGCCTGCCCATCTATTTCCTGTCTTATTTGCAATCGCTGTTCATTCTGCGACCCGATAATCCCATTTCCAAGGACGAACTCGAGAACAAACCCTTCGACTACAGCAAACTGGACACATACGATATCCTAAACAGGGCCAG GTACTATGTCGATCGCAGCGACTTCCTGCAGGCGCTGAAGTACATGAACCTGCTCCAGGGTGCGTCCCGCAAGATCGCCGGCGATTGGATAAAGGAGGCCCGGCTAATGCTGGAGACGCAGCAAGCGGCCAACACCCTGATGGCCCACGCAGCTGCCAGCGGCCTTCTGTATTTGTAG
- the LOC119560350 gene encoding MICOS complex subunit Mic60 isoform X1: protein MYRLAVRDQCKCALQRTLQQTTTNNRQFSGNSSSSSSSGSGSREQGRRQQGQQGHQGYQGYQGLPPPPHMREAGFGKVVLFVSPLAAVGGVITYAKYDDDFRKLVEKNVPGAGSVIKVALQEEPPFKGITKNVNEQIDKVKSGFETVTSTVDSVTSKVTGLFGGGSGDDKSKKAKVEPVKVTPAEEKKASKATDVSKTEAKPVSKPEKPAAAPAPAAKPKEDPLPREVVELEKAIELAAQLAVKEYNSAIGVLKGFNDDVRKVVDKAVENGENSLWTTLKNRASARDTAVATAERAAREAQEKIVACEIALSAAATAQNAKKVEAVRDKIKKLVDHIGNVKDELYRHKDTASVSDKYWRNVEKARNYFIDEIESIFPGLSLAEKKLNLSKEDLDLFILHAYTHVLAYQKELQRLQTDGELRLKRAIDSVRGDNDSEALRAQLEYHLEAERRKLAVENQKKIFHIHAESDKLLRLQLKKQAEAHADHIKDIVAQRETDLTRSFKRELEDKLASEKANYKLQLAAMLGKLRGMDAALAEIEDEFQERADAERTANQAQALWAACQALWASVRTATPGVHYKEKLRPLKNELNAIAKVAKGDDLVAAVLQSVPQEAQERGVYPEDALRERFLNVERVARRLALVPEDGAGLPIYFLSYLQSLFILRPDNPISKDELENKPFDYSKLDTYDILNRARYYVDRSDFLQALKYMNLLQGASRKIAGDWIKEARLMLETQQAANTLMAHAAASGLLYL, encoded by the exons ATGTATCGGCTAGCGGTGCGAGATCAGTGCAAGTGCGCCCTGCAG CGTACGCTGCAGCAGACGACCACAAACAACAGGCAGTTCAGcggaaacagcagcagcagcagcagcagcggaagTGGGAGCAGGGAGCAGGGCAGGCGGCAGCAGGGACAGCAAGGACACCAGGGATACCAAGGATACCAGGGCCTGCCGCCGCCACCGCATATGCGCGAAGCCGGCTTCGGCAAAGTGGTCCTCTTCGTCTCCCCACTGGCAGCCGTCGGTGGAGTCATCACCTACGCCAA ATACGACGACGACTTCCGCAAACTGGTGGAGAAGAATGTGCCAGGCGCCGGTTCTGTCATCAAAGTGGCGCTGCAGGAGGAGCCGCCATTCAAAGGCATCACCAAGAATGTCAACGAACAGATCGACAAGGTCAAGTCTGGCTTTGAGACGGTCACATCCACCGTGGACTCCGTTACCTCCAAGGTGACGGGTCTCTttggcggcggcagcggcgaTGACAAGTCCAAAAAGGCCAAAGTGGAGCCGGTGAAGGTCACTCCCGCCGAGGAAAAGAAAGCCTCCAAAGCGACCGATGTCAGCAAGACTGAAGCAAAGCCAGTGTCGAAACCCGAGAAGCCAGCTGCAGCGCCTGCGCCCGCCGCCAAGCCCAAGGAAGATCCACTGCCCCGCGAGGTCGTCGAGCTGGAGAAAGCCATTGAGCTGGCTGCCCAACTGGCCGTCAAGGAGTACAACAGCGCCATAGGCGTGTTGAAGGG CTTCAATGATGATGTTCGCAAGGTGGTGGACAAGGCGGTGGAGAACGGAGAGAACTCTCTTTGGACCACGCTGAAGAATCGCGCCAGTGCTAGGGATACGGCGGTAGCCACAGCGGAGCGAGCAGCGCGTGAGGCCCAGGAGAAGATTG TTGCCTGCGAGATCGCCCTGAGTGCCGCGGCAACAGCGCAAAACGCCAAGAAAGTGGAGGCGGTGCGCGACAAGATCAAGAAGCTGGTGGACCACATAGGCAACGTCAAGGACGAGCTCTACCGGCACAAGGACACTGCCAGCGTGTCGGACAAGTACTGGCGCAATGTGGAAAAGGCGCGCAACTACTTCATCGACGAGATCGAGTCCATTTTCCCCGGCCTTAGCTTGGCGGAAAAGAAGCTCAATCTGTCAAAGGAGGACCTCGACTTGTTCATCCTGCACGCGTACACCCACGTCCTCGCCTACCAGAAGGAGCTACAGCGATTGCAAACCGATGGCGAACTGCGCTTGAAACGAGCCATTGACTCGGTTCGCGGCGACAACGATTCGGAGGCTCTGCGCGCCCAACTGGAATACCATTTGGAGGCCGAGCGGCGCAAGCTCGCTGTGGAAAAccagaaaaaaattttccacatCCATGCCGAGTCCGACAAGCTGCTGCGCTTGCAGCTCAAAAAACAAGCGGAGGCTCATGCCGATCACATCAAGGACATCGTGGCTCAGCGGGAGACGGATCTCACGCGGAGCTTTAAGCGCGAGCTAGAGGATAAGCTGGCCTCCGAGAAGGCCAACTATAAGCTACAATTGGCCGCCATGCTGGGCAAGCTGCGCGGCATGGACGCGGCTCTAGCAG AGATAGAAGATGAGTTTCAAG AGCGTGCCGATGCAGAGCGTACTGCCAATCAGGCGCAGGCCTTGTGGGCCGCCTGCCAAGCTCTGTGGGCATCCGTGCGCACTGCCACTCCTGGCGTGCACTACAAGGAGAAGCTGCGTCCCCTTAAGAACGAGCTCAACGCCATTGCCAAGGTGGCTA AGGGCGACGATCTGGTGGCAGCCGTGCTGCAGAGCGTGCCACAGGAGGCTCAGGAGCGCGGCGTCTATCCCGAGGATGCGCTGCGCGAGCGTTTCCTGAATGTGGAGCGCGTGGCGCGACGACTGGCTCTGGTGCCAGAGGATGGTGCCGGCCTGCCCATCTATTTCCTGTCTTATTTGCAATCGCTGTTCATTCTGCGACCCGATAATCCCATTTCCAAGGACGAACTCGAGAACAAACCCTTCGACTACAGCAAACTGGACACATACGATATCCTAAACAGGGCCAG GTACTATGTCGATCGCAGCGACTTCCTGCAGGCGCTGAAGTACATGAACCTGCTCCAGGGTGCGTCCCGCAAGATCGCCGGCGATTGGATAAAGGAGGCCCGGCTAATGCTGGAGACGCAGCAAGCGGCCAACACCCTGATGGCCCACGCAGCTGCCAGCGGCCTTCTGTATTTGTAG
- the LOC119560432 gene encoding isocitrate dehydrogenase [NAD] subunit beta, mitochondrial, producing MSMLARTVGRTFMQAAAARGVHTTSALRASDSYGANRTSCTLIPGDGVGPELVYSLQEVFKAASVPVDFECYFLSEINPVLSAKLEDVVASIQKNKVCIKGVLATPDYSNVGDLQTLNMKLRKDLDLYANVVHVRSLPGVKTRHTNIDTVIIREQTEGEYSALEHESVPGIVECLKIVTYKKSMRIAKFAFDYATKNQRKKVTAVHKANIMKLGDGLFLRSCEEVSRLYPRIQFEKMIVDNTTMQMVSNPNQFDVMVTPNLYGAIVDNLASGLVGGAGVVAGASYSAETVVFEPGARHTFAEAVGKNVANPTAMLLCGVKLLRHINLPTYGEIIQNAINKVLNDGKVRTKDLGGQSTTQDFTRAIIQNMS from the exons ATGTCGATGCTGGCGAGAACCGTTGGACGCACCTTCATGCAG GCTGCGGCAGCACGTGGTGTGCACACCACGTCGGCGCTCCGAGCTTCG GATAGCTACGGCGCCAACAGGACATCCTGCACACTGATTCCCGGCGATGGTGTGGGTCCCGAGCTGGTCTACTCCCTCCAGGAGGTCTTCAAG GCAGCCAGTGTTCCCGTGGACTTCGAGTGCTACTTCCTCTCCGAAATCAATCCAGTTCTGAGTGCCAAACTGGAGGATGTGGTGGCCTCCATCCAGAAGAACAAAGTGTGCATTAAG GGCGTTTTGGCCACACCCGACTACAGCAACGTGGGTGACCTGCAGACCCTCAACATGAAGCTGCGCAAGGACCTGGATCTGTACGCTAATGTGGTGCATGTCAGGAGTCTGCCCGGCGTGAAGACGCGCCACACCAACATCGATACGGTGATTATCCGCGAGCAGACCGAGGGCGAGTACTCGGCTCTGGAGCACGAGTCGGTTCCCGGAATTGTGGAGTGCCTGAAGATCGTTACCTACAAAAAGTCCATGCGCATCGCCAAGTTCGCTTTCGACTACGCCACGAAGAACCAGCGCAAGAAGGTCACCGCCGTGCACAAGGCCAACATCATGAAGCTTGGCGATGGCCTCTTCCTCCGCTCCTGCGAGGAGGTCTCCCGGCTCTATCCGCGCATCCAGTTCGAGAAGATGATTGTGGACAACACGACCATGCAAATGGTCTCCAACCCCAATCAGTTCGACGTGATGGTCACTCCCAATCTCTATGGCGCCATTGTGGACAATCTGGCCAGTGGTCTTGTGGGCGGTGCTGGTGTTGTGGCCGGTGCCTCCTACTCCGCGGAGACTGTGGTCTTTGAGCCG GGTGCACGTCACACCTTCGCCGAGGCTGTGGGCAAGAACGTGGCCAACCCCACTGCCATGCTGCTCTGCGGTGTGAAGCTGCTGCGTCACATCAACCTGCCAACCTACGGCGAGATCATTCAGAACGCCATCAACAAGGTGTTGAACGATGGCAAGGTGCGTACCAAGGATCTGGGCGGACAATCGACCACGCAGGACTTCACCCGCGCCATCATCCAGAACATGTCCTAG